One Streptomyces lincolnensis genomic region harbors:
- a CDS encoding ATP-dependent DNA ligase — protein MTLTPPIEPMLAEARRQLPPDEALPQDWVAEQKPDGFRAILFARPGFVMLQSRQGADLTGAFPDIAAAATEPGEALVLDGELVVPHEGRLHFEELQRRARRRGRGAVQAAAERPAYLIVFDVLEAGGTELLARPYRERRAILEDLFAREVLAAPFTLCPATGDRATALDWLDPAWGTVGIEGVVIKGGGQPYLPGRRAWIKVRSRTTAEALVGGITGTLSSPATLLLARYDAVGDLRLLARTTPLSTAQRRDLARRLHAAGPDHPWHGRSFSAGWDAGELEYRPVRPDLVAEFQADTAIDAGLYRHPVRFLRLRDDLAPGQVLPFTP, from the coding sequence GTGACCCTGACACCCCCGATCGAGCCGATGCTCGCCGAAGCCCGGCGGCAGCTGCCCCCGGACGAGGCACTGCCACAGGACTGGGTCGCGGAACAGAAGCCGGACGGCTTCCGGGCCATCCTCTTCGCACGCCCCGGATTCGTCATGCTCCAGTCCCGCCAGGGCGCGGACCTTACCGGCGCCTTCCCTGACATTGCCGCTGCGGCCACCGAGCCGGGTGAGGCGCTCGTGCTGGACGGCGAGCTCGTGGTGCCACACGAGGGGCGGCTGCACTTCGAAGAGTTGCAGCGCCGTGCTCGACGCCGAGGCCGCGGCGCCGTCCAGGCGGCGGCCGAGCGCCCCGCCTACCTGATCGTTTTCGACGTCCTGGAGGCCGGGGGCACCGAGTTGCTCGCCCGGCCGTATCGCGAGCGGCGCGCGATCCTGGAGGACCTCTTCGCCCGCGAGGTGCTCGCCGCACCGTTCACGCTGTGCCCTGCCACCGGCGACCGGGCGACCGCGCTGGATTGGCTGGACCCGGCCTGGGGCACGGTCGGCATCGAGGGCGTCGTGATCAAGGGCGGCGGGCAGCCGTACCTGCCGGGCAGGCGTGCCTGGATCAAGGTCCGCTCCCGTACCACCGCCGAAGCACTGGTCGGCGGGATCACCGGGACGCTCTCCTCGCCGGCCACGCTGCTGCTGGCCCGCTATGACGCCGTCGGAGACCTGCGGTTGCTCGCCCGCACCACACCCCTGTCCACCGCCCAACGGCGCGACCTCGCCCGGCGACTGCACGCGGCCGGCCCCGACCACCCCTGGCACGGACGAAGCTTCTCCGCTGGCTGGGACGCCGGCGAACTGGAATACCGCCCCGTGCGGCCTGACCTGGTGGCGGAGTTCCAGGCCGACACCGCGATCGACGCGGGGCTCTACCGTCACCCCGTCCGGTTCCTGCGGTTGCGCGACGACCTAGCGCCGGGCCAGGTACTGCCCTTCACCCCCTGA
- a CDS encoding LacI family DNA-binding transcriptional regulator, translating into MSPAQRHPTLADVAERAGVSPSTVSRTMRGLTSVSPNVRARVEQAARELNFAVSRQASSLVTGRTGVMAVLVPTLDSWFMGAALSSLGPLLREAGMEMTVYVVPDLAERAEFFDRLPARRNADALLVFCFDLTKEETARLDDLAMPVIYISQHVEGRPSVYVDDVAAACKATRHLINLGHRRIAFAHTVNARGFSFSSRERLVGYRQALTEAGIPLDDDLVVTTPPRDKRGTTQAVGTLLSLREPPTAIFAEQDELAASVISTLRTVQIDVPQRISVLGFDDQLMAEWLDLSTVAQSPSDLGRAAAELALELINDPESDHGRHIVLPTHLIPRGTTAPPPAPLSEQEGTDRLSEGTARTR; encoded by the coding sequence ATGTCACCAGCTCAGCGGCACCCGACCCTGGCCGACGTCGCCGAACGGGCGGGGGTTTCCCCGTCGACCGTCTCGCGCACGATGCGCGGCCTGACCTCGGTCTCGCCCAACGTCCGGGCCCGAGTCGAGCAGGCCGCCCGCGAGCTGAACTTCGCCGTCTCCCGTCAGGCATCCAGCCTGGTCACCGGCCGCACCGGCGTCATGGCAGTGCTCGTGCCCACACTCGACTCCTGGTTCATGGGGGCGGCACTGTCCAGCCTGGGCCCGCTGCTGAGGGAGGCGGGCATGGAGATGACCGTCTACGTGGTCCCTGACCTGGCCGAGCGGGCCGAGTTCTTCGACCGCCTGCCCGCCCGGCGCAACGCCGACGCCCTCCTGGTGTTCTGCTTCGACCTCACCAAGGAGGAGACCGCTCGCCTCGACGACCTCGCCATGCCGGTCATCTACATCAGCCAGCACGTCGAAGGACGCCCCAGCGTCTACGTCGACGACGTCGCCGCCGCCTGCAAGGCCACCCGCCACCTGATCAACCTCGGCCACCGCCGCATCGCCTTCGCCCACACCGTCAACGCCCGCGGCTTCAGCTTCAGCTCACGCGAGCGCCTCGTCGGCTACCGGCAGGCGCTCACCGAGGCGGGCATACCGCTGGACGACGACCTCGTCGTCACCACCCCGCCCCGCGACAAACGCGGCACGACTCAGGCCGTCGGCACCCTGCTCAGCCTGCGCGAACCACCCACAGCGATCTTCGCCGAACAGGACGAACTTGCCGCCTCCGTCATCTCCACCCTGCGCACCGTCCAGATCGACGTCCCCCAGCGCATCTCCGTCCTCGGCTTCGACGACCAGCTGATGGCCGAATGGCTCGACCTGTCCACCGTCGCCCAGTCGCCGTCCGACCTGGGCCGCGCTGCCGCCGAACTGGCCCTGGAACTCATCAACGACCCGGAGTCCGACCACGGCCGGCACATCGTCCTGCCCACCCACCTCATCCCCCGAGGAACCACAGCCCCGCCTCCCGCTCCCCTCAGCGAACAGGAAGGCACCGACCGGCTTTCGGAGGGCACAGCCCGCACGCGCTGA
- a CDS encoding ABC transporter substrate-binding protein, with product MLVAAGLVLTACGSSDDSSSSGASKSPSFSGRGPITFAAAKDSSGVVQKVIDGWNKQHPKEKVTFVQLPSDVNQQRQQMIQNAETKSDAYTVLSLDAVWTSEFAAHQWIDQLPAAQFPLDKMLKPVVETTKYRDHLYAVPQSSDGGMLYYRSDLLKKAGVSAAPTTWAEMQAACAKVEKLPEAKGMSCYAGQFQKYEGLTVNFSEAVNSAGGVVTDAGGKPDVDTPAAKKGLDFLVDSFKDGTIPKEAITYQEEEGRQAFQSGKLIFLRNWPYVYSLAEKSKVAGKFTVAPLPGLTGAGSSTLGGHNVALSSFAKNKATALDFIKYFTNHDSATTFLKEGSAAPPYADLYDDQALAKQYPYLPVLKKSILNAVPRPRVVQYGDVSSAIQQEAYAALNGDKSSTQALKDLQEALQKLSAQ from the coding sequence GTGCTTGTCGCCGCCGGGCTTGTCCTTACCGCCTGCGGCTCCTCCGATGACAGCAGTTCGTCGGGGGCCTCGAAGAGCCCGTCGTTCTCGGGCCGTGGCCCGATTACGTTCGCGGCCGCCAAGGACAGCTCCGGCGTCGTCCAGAAGGTCATCGACGGCTGGAACAAGCAGCACCCGAAGGAGAAGGTCACCTTCGTCCAGCTGCCGTCGGACGTGAACCAGCAGCGTCAGCAGATGATCCAGAACGCCGAGACGAAGTCCGACGCCTATACGGTGCTCTCCCTGGATGCGGTGTGGACTTCGGAGTTCGCCGCCCACCAGTGGATCGACCAGCTGCCCGCCGCGCAGTTCCCGCTGGACAAGATGCTCAAGCCGGTGGTGGAGACGACCAAGTACCGCGACCACCTGTACGCGGTCCCGCAGTCCTCCGACGGAGGCATGCTGTACTACCGCTCCGACCTGCTGAAGAAGGCCGGCGTCAGCGCCGCGCCGACCACGTGGGCGGAAATGCAGGCGGCCTGCGCCAAGGTCGAGAAGCTACCCGAGGCCAAGGGCATGTCCTGCTACGCCGGCCAGTTCCAGAAGTACGAGGGCCTCACCGTCAACTTCTCCGAGGCCGTGAACTCCGCCGGCGGAGTCGTCACCGACGCGGGCGGCAAGCCGGACGTCGACACACCCGCGGCGAAGAAGGGCCTGGACTTCCTGGTCGACTCCTTCAAGGACGGCACCATCCCGAAGGAGGCCATCACCTACCAGGAGGAGGAAGGCCGCCAGGCGTTCCAGTCCGGCAAGCTGATCTTCCTGCGCAACTGGCCGTACGTGTACTCGCTGGCCGAGAAGAGCAAGGTCGCGGGCAAGTTTACGGTCGCGCCGCTGCCCGGCCTGACCGGAGCCGGCTCCTCCACCCTGGGCGGCCACAACGTGGCCCTGTCCTCCTTCGCCAAGAACAAGGCCACGGCGCTGGACTTCATCAAGTACTTCACCAACCACGACAGCGCGACCACGTTCCTCAAGGAGGGCTCGGCCGCTCCGCCGTACGCGGACCTGTACGACGACCAGGCGCTGGCCAAGCAGTACCCGTACCTGCCGGTGCTGAAGAAGTCGATCCTCAACGCGGTGCCGCGCCCGAGGGTGGTCCAGTACGGCGACGTGTCCTCGGCGATCCAGCAGGAGGCGTACGCGGCCCTGAACGGCGACAAGTCCAGCACACAGGCGCTGAAAGACCTGCAGGAAGCCCTGCAGAAGCTCTCGGCGCAGTGA
- a CDS encoding carbohydrate ABC transporter permease, with protein MATRTPPETAADRPPGPASGRAGRPPAPEKARRGRKSATAGTGRMAALLVSPTLLVLTVVVLYPTIMALRESLYGTKGLDPKTGFISDTEPFVGLQNYTDIFGEAGERFWNAFWNTTFFTVVTVGLETVIGVAMALIMHKAFSGRALIRASILIPWAVPTAISGLLWRWIFNSDGIANALIGHQILWTTEGFHAKVAVIIAEVWKTAPFIGLLVLAGLQVIPREVYEAARMDGASPLRQFWHITLPLVKPALLVAVLFRCLDALRMFDLPYLLVGAQKSSVETLSMLAQNEASNVRFGPAAAYAVALFVYVLLIALGFVRLLGADVVGDAGGPGRKKRRWASKRNRVEVPA; from the coding sequence GTGGCCACTCGGACCCCACCTGAGACGGCCGCGGACCGGCCGCCCGGACCGGCATCAGGCCGGGCCGGGCGGCCCCCCGCGCCGGAGAAAGCCCGGCGCGGCCGGAAGTCGGCCACAGCGGGTACCGGCCGGATGGCGGCCCTGCTGGTGTCCCCGACCCTGCTCGTACTGACCGTCGTCGTGCTGTACCCGACGATCATGGCGCTGCGGGAATCGCTGTACGGGACCAAGGGTCTGGACCCGAAGACCGGCTTCATCAGCGACACCGAGCCGTTCGTCGGGCTGCAGAACTACACCGACATCTTCGGCGAGGCCGGAGAGCGATTCTGGAACGCCTTTTGGAACACCACCTTCTTCACCGTCGTCACCGTGGGGCTGGAGACGGTGATCGGTGTCGCGATGGCACTGATCATGCACAAGGCGTTCAGCGGGCGGGCCCTGATCCGTGCGAGCATCCTGATTCCCTGGGCCGTGCCCACGGCCATCTCCGGCCTGCTGTGGCGGTGGATCTTCAACAGTGACGGTATCGCCAACGCCCTGATCGGGCACCAGATCCTGTGGACCACCGAGGGATTCCACGCCAAGGTCGCCGTCATCATCGCCGAGGTATGGAAGACCGCCCCCTTCATCGGGCTGCTGGTCCTGGCCGGCCTGCAGGTCATCCCGAGGGAGGTCTACGAGGCGGCCCGCATGGACGGGGCGAGCCCGCTGCGCCAGTTCTGGCACATCACCCTGCCGCTGGTGAAGCCCGCCCTGCTGGTGGCAGTGCTCTTCCGCTGCCTGGACGCGCTGCGCATGTTCGACCTGCCCTACCTCCTCGTCGGCGCGCAGAAGAGTTCGGTGGAGACCCTGTCGATGCTCGCGCAGAACGAGGCGTCCAACGTCCGCTTCGGGCCGGCCGCTGCCTATGCGGTCGCCCTCTTCGTCTACGTCCTTCTCATCGCGCTGGGCTTCGTTCGGCTGCTGGGCGCGGACGTCGTCGGCGACGCGGGCGGTCCGGGCAGGAAGAAACGCCGATGGGCCTCGAAGCGGAACCGTGTGGAGGTGCCGGCATGA